A stretch of the Sulfurospirillum sp. UCH001 genome encodes the following:
- the upp gene encoding uracil phosphoribosyltransferase, with protein MKNVHVIKHPLIEHKLSILRDERTEPFQFRLLVDEISYLMLFEATRDLPLKDVKVQTPVAVANAHKLDAKIMICPILRAALGMLDSVFKLIPDASVGFLGFQRNEKTLEAEFYYAKLPSDHAERTAIIIDPMFATGGTAIDAVNFLKKKGVQDIRFLCLVSAPEGLKKFHEVHPEVPVYTTCIDDGLNENGYIVPGLGDAGDRVFNTQGA; from the coding sequence GTGAAAAATGTCCATGTCATCAAACACCCTCTCATTGAGCATAAGCTTTCTATTTTGAGAGATGAGAGAACGGAGCCGTTTCAGTTTCGACTTTTAGTTGATGAGATTTCGTACTTGATGTTGTTTGAGGCTACTCGAGATTTACCACTCAAAGATGTAAAAGTTCAAACACCTGTTGCAGTGGCAAATGCACATAAGTTAGATGCTAAGATTATGATCTGTCCGATTCTTCGGGCAGCTCTTGGTATGTTGGACAGCGTTTTTAAACTTATTCCAGATGCGAGTGTTGGTTTCTTGGGCTTTCAGCGCAATGAAAAAACACTTGAAGCAGAATTTTACTATGCGAAGCTTCCATCTGATCATGCCGAGCGTACAGCGATTATTATTGATCCAATGTTTGCAACGGGCGGAACAGCCATTGATGCGGTGAATTTTTTAAAGAAAAAAGGTGTCCAAGATATCCGTTTCTTATGCCTTGTTTCTGCACCTGAAGGGCTTAAAAAATTCCATGAAGTACATCCTGAAGTACCTGTTTACACAACATGTATTGATGATGGATTGAATGAAAATGGCTATATTGTTCCAGGTCTTGGCGATGCTGGAGATAGAGTCTTTAATACGCAAGGCGCGTAA
- a CDS encoding malic enzyme-like NAD(P)-binding protein, which yields MSNKGKVTKEEALEYHIGGKIGINVKTVCDTARDLSMAYSPGVAHPCLEIQKDNELAYKYTNKANLVAVMTNSTAILGLGDLGPVAGKPVMEGKSVLFKKFAGVDAFDIEIDEYDVDKFVEICRAIAPTFGGINLEDIKAPQCFDIEQKLQACVDIPVMHDDQHGTAMITSAGIINALEISGKKIEEMKIVVSGAGAAGIACAKMYKLLGAKNIVMIDTKGVIHSGRTDLNKYKAEFAIETSDRTLEDAMKGADMFLGLSAPGVVTQEMVKSMNPYPIIFALANPTPEILPEEAHAARNDVMMGTGRSDYPNQVNNVLGFPFIFRGALDVRATKVTEGMKMAAAVALAKLAKEEVPDYVKAAYPGEDPKFGINYIIPKPFDRRAFVWVSCAVAEAAIKDGVARVKDFDINAYKAKLQAIIDAEQK from the coding sequence GTGAGCAATAAGGGAAAAGTGACTAAAGAAGAAGCTTTAGAATACCATATTGGTGGGAAAATTGGGATCAATGTCAAAACGGTGTGTGATACTGCAAGAGATTTATCTATGGCTTATTCACCAGGCGTTGCGCATCCGTGTTTGGAAATTCAAAAAGATAATGAATTAGCATACAAATATACGAATAAAGCAAATCTTGTTGCTGTTATGACAAACTCTACAGCAATTTTGGGTCTAGGAGATTTAGGTCCAGTTGCTGGTAAACCTGTTATGGAAGGAAAATCTGTTCTTTTCAAAAAATTTGCAGGTGTTGATGCATTTGATATTGAAATTGATGAATACGATGTTGATAAATTTGTCGAAATTTGCCGTGCTATTGCTCCAACTTTTGGTGGTATCAACCTTGAAGATATCAAAGCACCACAATGTTTTGATATTGAACAAAAACTTCAAGCATGTGTTGATATCCCTGTTATGCATGATGACCAACATGGTACAGCGATGATTACAAGTGCAGGTATTATTAACGCGCTTGAGATCAGCGGTAAAAAAATTGAAGAGATGAAAATTGTTGTTTCAGGTGCTGGAGCAGCAGGTATTGCGTGTGCAAAAATGTATAAACTTTTAGGCGCTAAAAATATCGTTATGATCGATACAAAAGGCGTTATTCATTCAGGAAGAACAGACCTTAACAAATATAAAGCAGAATTTGCTATCGAAACAAGTGATAGAACATTGGAAGATGCGATGAAAGGTGCAGATATGTTCCTAGGTCTTTCTGCTCCTGGTGTTGTTACACAAGAGATGGTTAAATCTATGAATCCATATCCAATTATCTTTGCTCTTGCAAATCCAACTCCTGAAATTTTACCTGAAGAAGCACATGCTGCAAGAAATGATGTTATGATGGGAACAGGTAGAAGTGACTATCCAAACCAAGTCAATAACGTACTCGGTTTTCCATTTATTTTCCGTGGCGCTTTAGACGTGAGAGCGACAAAAGTAACTGAAGGCATGAAAATGGCTGCGGCTGTTGCTCTTGCAAAACTTGCAAAAGAAGAAGTACCTGATTATGTTAAAGCAGCATATCCAGGTGAAGATCCTAAATTTGGTATTAACTATATTATTCCAAAACCATTTGACAGACGTGCGTTTGTATGGGTAAGTTGTGCTGTTGCTGAAGCAGCTATTAAAGATGGTGTTGCTCGTGTAAAAGATTTTGATATTAATGCATACAAAGCAAAACTTCAAGCTATTATTGATGCGGAGCAAAAATAA
- the gltX gene encoding glutamate--tRNA ligase produces MVVTRFAPSPTGYLHIGGLRTALYSYLWAKRNNGKFLFRIEDTDLARNSKEAADAIVEAFKWVGLAHEGEIVYQSERFDLYKSYVKKLLEEGKAYKCYMSKEDLDALREAQMARKERPRYDGRYRDFTGTPPEGVEPVIRIKAPMSGVVSFVDGVKGEVSFNASDMLDDFIIARSDGTPTYNFVVVIDDALMGVNEVIRGDDHLSNTPKQIILYEALGFDIPKFYHVPMILNPEGKKLSKRDGAVDVMEYKREGYLPEALLNFLIRLGWSHGDQEIFSFDEMKALFDPNDINKSASAYNQEKLLWLNAHYIKQATHDRLIEELRFFNVDISSHTKKELLIDALRDRAKTLVEFASLAKQILEAPTCYDEKAIEKFLTADGLGVLEHYFEALKNVKTLSNASDFETFTKTFLEERGLKLKDLAQAIRIAMVGSSVSPSIFEVLEIIGYENVIERIQKLISYKRS; encoded by the coding sequence ATGGTTGTGACACGTTTTGCCCCTAGCCCTACGGGATATTTGCATATTGGAGGGCTTAGAACAGCACTTTATAGCTATCTTTGGGCAAAAAGAAACAATGGAAAATTTTTATTCCGCATAGAAGATACAGACCTTGCACGAAATTCCAAAGAAGCTGCTGATGCTATTGTTGAAGCGTTTAAATGGGTTGGACTTGCGCATGAAGGTGAAATTGTTTATCAGTCTGAGCGTTTTGATCTTTACAAAAGCTATGTCAAAAAGCTTTTAGAAGAAGGAAAAGCGTATAAATGTTATATGAGTAAAGAAGATCTTGATGCGCTAAGAGAAGCTCAAATGGCACGTAAAGAGCGCCCAAGATACGATGGTAGATACCGTGACTTTACAGGCACTCCTCCTGAAGGTGTCGAGCCTGTTATTCGAATTAAAGCACCAATGAGTGGTGTTGTCTCTTTTGTTGATGGCGTTAAAGGTGAAGTAAGCTTTAATGCCAGTGATATGTTGGATGATTTTATCATCGCACGCAGTGATGGTACACCTACGTATAACTTTGTTGTTGTCATTGACGATGCATTGATGGGTGTAAATGAAGTCATTCGTGGTGATGACCACCTCTCGAATACACCAAAACAGATTATTTTATACGAAGCACTTGGTTTTGATATTCCAAAATTTTATCATGTTCCTATGATCCTCAATCCTGAGGGCAAAAAACTCTCTAAACGCGATGGTGCCGTTGATGTTATGGAATATAAGCGTGAAGGGTATTTACCAGAAGCATTGTTGAATTTCCTTATACGTTTAGGTTGGAGTCACGGTGATCAAGAGATTTTCTCTTTTGATGAGATGAAAGCACTTTTTGATCCTAATGATATTAATAAATCAGCTTCTGCTTACAACCAAGAAAAGCTTTTATGGTTGAATGCTCATTATATTAAACAAGCAACACACGATAGATTGATTGAAGAGTTACGCTTTTTTAATGTGGATATTTCGTCTCATACTAAGAAAGAGTTACTGATTGACGCACTTCGTGATCGTGCAAAAACACTTGTAGAGTTTGCAAGCTTAGCAAAACAGATTTTAGAAGCTCCAACATGTTACGATGAAAAAGCCATTGAAAAGTTCTTAACTGCTGATGGATTGGGAGTTTTAGAACACTATTTTGAAGCATTAAAAAATGTAAAAACACTCTCTAATGCGAGTGATTTTGAAACATTTACTAAAACATTTTTAGAAGAGCGTGGTTTAAAACTTAAAGATCTCGCACAAGCAATTCGTATTGCGATGGTAGGCAGTTCTGTCAGCCCTTCCATTTTTGAAGTGCTAGAGATTATTGGGTATGAAAACGTTATAGAAAGAATTCAAAAATTAATATCTTATAAAAGGAGTTGA
- a CDS encoding peptidylprolyl isomerase: MKIKLKVLTFVTLSATLLFSPASAGTVDGVSVIINKEPITLYDVFKYSQRFNISKKESLDILVRQKLEDSEIKKLGITVDNFEIDQYIENLAISNNMNQYDFLNMIRSKNIEISEYKEDLKKKLQRDKLYKKIVSTKMQQMSDGELQAYYNDNLNEFSQASAFDVTIYTSANQQSLAAIQSNPMSAVSDVQLQEGRMEASKTDPKLLALLNKTPQGKFSSINKSDSNYVMFFVKEKHNLQSVSFADAKNYIYNKLGEGKEQKAIEEYFEKLKASANIQVLRAP; the protein is encoded by the coding sequence ATGAAGATTAAACTAAAGGTGTTAACTTTTGTAACTTTGAGTGCGACCCTTCTTTTTTCACCAGCATCTGCTGGAACTGTGGATGGTGTTTCCGTAATTATCAATAAAGAACCCATCACACTTTATGATGTTTTCAAGTACTCACAGCGCTTTAACATCTCTAAAAAAGAGTCTTTGGATATTTTGGTAAGACAAAAATTGGAAGATTCAGAAATTAAAAAACTGGGTATCACTGTTGATAACTTTGAAATTGATCAATATATTGAAAACTTAGCGATCAGCAACAATATGAACCAATACGATTTCCTCAATATGATCCGTTCAAAAAACATTGAAATCTCTGAGTATAAAGAAGATTTGAAAAAGAAACTTCAACGTGATAAACTCTATAAAAAAATTGTTAGTACTAAAATGCAACAAATGAGTGATGGTGAACTCCAAGCGTATTATAATGATAACCTCAATGAGTTTTCTCAAGCGTCAGCTTTTGATGTGACCATTTATACCAGTGCAAATCAACAAAGCCTTGCAGCAATTCAAAGTAACCCTATGAGTGCTGTTAGCGACGTTCAACTTCAAGAAGGAAGAATGGAAGCTAGCAAAACTGATCCAAAATTATTGGCACTTTTAAATAAAACACCACAGGGTAAATTTTCTTCTATCAATAAATCAGATTCAAATTATGTTATGTTTTTTGTGAAAGAAAAACACAATCTTCAAAGTGTCTCTTTTGCTGATGCAAAAAATTATATTTACAATAAACTTGGTGAAGGTAAAGAGCAAAAAGCAATTGAAGAGTATTTTGAGAAGTTAAAAGCATCTGCTAATATTCAAGTGCTAAGAGCACCATAA
- a CDS encoding acetyl-CoA carboxylase biotin carboxylase subunit, with protein sequence MKIEKILVANRGEIALRAIRTIKEMGKQAIAVYSTADKDALYLQHADASICIGGAKSSESYLSIPAIISAAEISGCDAIFPGYGFLSENQTFVEVCKHHNIKFIGPSVDSMVLMSDKSKAKEVMKKAGVPVILGSEGALESVEEAKKLAEQIGLPVIVKASAGGGGRGMRVVEKMEDLEKSFLAAESEALSAFGDGTLYMEKYIKNPRHIEVQVIGDSYGNVVHIGERDCSMQRRHQKLIEESPAIALDDKTRARLHEVAVKATKYIGYENAGTFEFLLDADKNFYFMEMNTRLQVEHCVSEMVSGIDIIEWMIRVAEGEKLFDQSALTFRGHAIECRITAEDPVKFIPSPGKITKYIIPGGRNVRMDSHAYQGYSVPPHYDSMIGKLIVWGETRERAIKKMKQALSELQIEGIKTVRDFHLHMMENEDFIENRFDTNYLSRY encoded by the coding sequence ATGAAGATTGAGAAAATTCTTGTTGCCAATCGTGGTGAGATCGCCCTTCGTGCAATAAGAACCATCAAAGAGATGGGGAAACAAGCGATTGCGGTTTATTCCACTGCGGATAAAGATGCACTCTATCTTCAACATGCTGATGCAAGTATTTGTATTGGTGGAGCAAAATCATCAGAGAGCTATCTTAGTATTCCTGCCATTATCAGTGCGGCTGAGATCAGTGGCTGTGATGCCATCTTCCCTGGGTATGGTTTTTTAAGTGAGAATCAAACCTTTGTTGAAGTCTGTAAACACCACAATATCAAATTTATCGGACCTTCTGTTGATTCTATGGTTTTGATGAGTGATAAATCCAAAGCCAAAGAAGTGATGAAAAAAGCGGGTGTACCTGTTATCCTTGGTAGCGAGGGTGCACTTGAGAGTGTTGAAGAAGCAAAAAAATTAGCAGAGCAAATCGGACTTCCTGTTATCGTCAAAGCAAGCGCTGGCGGTGGCGGACGTGGTATGCGTGTGGTTGAAAAGATGGAAGATTTGGAAAAATCATTCCTTGCTGCTGAAAGCGAAGCGCTAAGTGCGTTTGGCGATGGCACACTCTATATGGAAAAATATATCAAAAACCCACGTCACATTGAAGTGCAAGTGATTGGCGATAGCTATGGCAATGTTGTTCACATTGGCGAGCGTGACTGTTCGATGCAACGTCGTCACCAAAAATTGATTGAAGAGTCTCCTGCTATTGCTTTAGATGATAAAACACGTGCACGTCTTCATGAAGTAGCAGTGAAAGCAACTAAGTATATTGGCTATGAAAATGCAGGTACGTTTGAGTTCCTTTTAGATGCTGATAAAAACTTCTATTTTATGGAAATGAATACTCGTCTTCAAGTTGAGCATTGTGTGAGTGAGATGGTGAGTGGTATTGACATTATTGAGTGGATGATTCGTGTAGCAGAGGGTGAAAAACTTTTTGATCAAAGTGCACTTACATTCCGAGGTCATGCTATTGAGTGTCGTATCACAGCTGAAGATCCTGTAAAATTCATTCCAAGCCCAGGTAAAATTACGAAGTATATCATCCCTGGTGGACGTAATGTTCGTATGGATTCTCATGCGTATCAAGGCTACTCTGTTCCACCACATTATGACTCCATGATTGGAAAGCTTATCGTTTGGGGTGAAACTCGTGAGCGTGCGATTAAAAAGATGAAACAGGCTTTAAGTGAGCTACAAATTGAAGGTATTAAAACAGTTAGAGATTTTCATTTGCATATGATGGAAAACGAAGACTTTATCGAAAATAGATTCGATACAAACTATCTTTCACGCTATTAA
- the accB gene encoding acetyl-CoA carboxylase biotin carboxyl carrier protein: MDKNEIRELIRIFDKSDITKLKIKEGDFSIELQKGFEGSVTYSAAAPVMQAPSIAPAAAVAAPAPVAHVGGEASINAAPAGLSIKSPMVGTFYKSPAPGAAPFAKIGDVIRKGQPVGIIEAMKIMNEIEAEFDCKILDILVDDGQPVEYDMPIFTVEKV; encoded by the coding sequence ATGGACAAAAATGAGATTAGAGAGTTAATACGTATTTTTGATAAAAGTGATATTACAAAACTCAAAATCAAAGAGGGTGATTTTAGCATTGAGTTACAAAAAGGCTTTGAAGGTAGTGTAACTTACAGTGCTGCTGCACCTGTTATGCAAGCTCCAAGTATAGCTCCAGCGGCTGCTGTAGCAGCGCCAGCACCAGTGGCACATGTTGGAGGTGAAGCAAGCATTAATGCTGCTCCTGCAGGTCTAAGTATTAAATCACCAATGGTAGGAACCTTCTACAAATCTCCAGCGCCTGGCGCTGCACCATTCGCAAAAATAGGTGATGTTATCCGTAAAGGTCAACCAGTTGGTATTATCGAAGCGATGAAAATCATGAATGAAATTGAAGCAGAATTTGACTGCAAAATTTTAGATATCCTTGTTGACGATGGTCAGCCAGTAGAATACGATATGCCAATCTTTACGGTGGAGAAAGTGTAA
- the dcd gene encoding dCTP deaminase encodes MGLKADSWIREKSLKERMIEPFCEDQVGRDVVSYGVSSYGYDIRVGREFKIFTNVNSTVVDPKEFDDKNVIDFVGDICIVPPNSFALARTVEYFRIPKNVLAICLGKSTYARCGIIVNVTPFEPEFEGHITIEISNTTPLPAKIYANEGIAQVLFLEGDTPCETTYKDKRGKYQGQTGITLPRILK; translated from the coding sequence ATGGGTTTAAAAGCAGACAGTTGGATACGAGAAAAATCGCTCAAAGAGCGTATGATAGAGCCTTTTTGTGAAGATCAAGTAGGCCGTGACGTTGTGAGTTATGGCGTCAGTAGTTATGGGTATGACATCCGAGTAGGGCGTGAATTTAAGATTTTCACTAATGTAAATTCCACTGTGGTTGACCCTAAAGAATTTGACGATAAAAATGTCATCGATTTTGTAGGTGACATCTGTATTGTTCCACCAAACTCTTTTGCATTAGCACGTACAGTAGAATACTTTAGAATTCCAAAAAACGTCCTTGCAATTTGTTTAGGTAAAAGTACGTATGCACGTTGTGGTATCATCGTCAATGTCACACCATTTGAGCCAGAGTTCGAAGGTCATATTACCATTGAAATTTCAAATACTACACCACTTCCTGCAAAAATTTATGCCAATGAAGGCATTGCACAAGTGCTCTTTTTAGAGGGCGATACACCATGCGAGACAACGTATAAAGACAAACGTGGTAAATACCAAGGACAAACAGGTATTACCTTACCACGTATTTTAAAATAA
- a CDS encoding GNAT family N-acetyltransferase, which produces MPLYVKALEEHNTHEFDGFYAIYSISFPKSEQKSYDELLTMQHSSSYTIYLAVNDEKIVGFCIMYHPKQDDFFLLEYMAVDETQRGIGLGSTLLKQSIEHLFNTQGTRALLIEIDSPEKNSSEQEIREKREQFYRRLGALKIDPFDYILALKSSEEAPPMELLVYHPHMKTVSKSTLQTWLEKLYVNVYGCSQNDPRIAQMLESTPPILNLI; this is translated from the coding sequence ATGCCTCTATACGTTAAAGCGTTAGAAGAACATAATACACACGAGTTTGATGGCTTTTATGCCATCTACTCCATCTCATTTCCAAAGAGTGAGCAAAAGTCGTATGATGAACTTTTAACCATGCAACACTCCTCTTCTTATACTATTTACCTTGCTGTGAATGACGAAAAAATTGTTGGATTTTGCATTATGTATCATCCTAAACAAGACGATTTCTTTTTACTCGAGTACATGGCTGTCGATGAGACACAAAGAGGTATCGGGCTTGGTTCAACACTTTTAAAACAGAGCATCGAACATCTTTTTAACACACAAGGTACACGCGCTTTACTTATCGAAATTGACTCGCCTGAAAAAAACTCGAGTGAGCAAGAAATTCGCGAAAAAAGAGAACAGTTTTACCGTCGTTTGGGCGCTTTAAAGATTGATCCGTTTGATTATATTTTAGCACTTAAAAGCAGTGAAGAAGCTCCTCCAATGGAGCTTTTAGTCTATCATCCACATATGAAAACCGTATCTAAATCAACATTGCAAACATGGCTTGAGAAACTCTATGTCAACGTCTATGGATGCAGTCAAAATGACCCACGCATTGCACAGATGCTTGAGTCAACACCACCGATTTTAAACCTCATTTAA
- a CDS encoding class I SAM-dependent rRNA methyltransferase has product MNKLYIKHSVVPKIRRFTPWVYANEIDSSPEEFQSGEVVALFSKKDGFLGTAYVNPKCAIFARILSFGKEEIGKKFFHNRIKRAIAKREALLAQTNAVRLIHSEADFLPGLIVDKYGDTLAIQINTAGMEVFRDLIISTLKQMVNPSWIVEKSDLHSREIEGLESKNGTLFGTPSKQFELNENGLSFLVDIEDAQKTGFYLDQRKNRAICASYVKEGDTILDVCCNAGGFGIYALSKKAKNAVFVDISELAIEQTKANLHVNGMENYEVYSADAFSFMKEKKYKNSFDMIILDPPSFAKTKEQAQGAKRGFKHLLMESTKAVKDGGIIGFFSCSHHVGRKELLDIAMEVSHDLKVQYILLEQMQQDSDHPCLINASASFYLNGLLLRVEK; this is encoded by the coding sequence TTGAATAAGTTATACATCAAACACTCTGTTGTTCCCAAAATAAGACGTTTTACCCCATGGGTCTATGCCAATGAAATTGACTCCAGTCCAGAAGAGTTTCAAAGTGGTGAAGTCGTAGCCCTTTTTTCCAAAAAAGATGGCTTTTTAGGAACAGCGTATGTCAACCCAAAATGTGCGATTTTTGCACGGATTTTGAGCTTTGGCAAAGAAGAAATTGGCAAAAAGTTTTTTCACAATCGTATCAAAAGAGCTATTGCAAAGCGTGAAGCATTACTTGCACAAACCAATGCTGTACGCCTTATTCACTCTGAAGCCGATTTTTTACCAGGACTTATTGTCGATAAATACGGCGATACCCTTGCCATTCAGATTAACACCGCAGGTATGGAAGTTTTTCGTGATCTTATCATCAGCACACTCAAACAGATGGTAAATCCTTCATGGATTGTTGAAAAATCTGACCTTCATTCACGCGAGATCGAAGGTTTAGAGAGCAAAAATGGCACGCTTTTTGGTACACCTTCAAAACAATTTGAACTCAACGAAAATGGTTTGAGCTTTTTAGTGGACATTGAAGACGCCCAAAAGACGGGCTTTTACTTGGATCAACGTAAAAATAGAGCCATTTGCGCTAGTTACGTTAAAGAGGGTGACACCATTCTTGATGTGTGCTGCAATGCAGGTGGTTTTGGTATCTATGCACTCTCAAAAAAGGCTAAAAATGCTGTTTTTGTAGACATTTCAGAGTTAGCCATAGAGCAAACGAAAGCAAATTTACATGTAAATGGTATGGAAAATTATGAAGTTTACAGTGCTGATGCCTTTTCTTTTATGAAAGAGAAAAAGTATAAAAATAGTTTTGATATGATCATTCTTGATCCACCATCCTTTGCAAAAACCAAAGAGCAAGCGCAAGGGGCAAAAAGAGGCTTTAAACACCTATTGATGGAATCTACCAAAGCGGTGAAAGATGGCGGAATTATAGGCTTTTTCTCATGTTCGCATCATGTGGGTAGAAAAGAGCTCTTAGATATTGCAATGGAAGTCTCACACGACCTTAAAGTGCAGTACATTTTATTGGAGCAGATGCAACAAGACTCAGATCATCCTTGTCTTATTAATGCTTCCGCATCGTTTTATCTTAATGGATTATTGCTCAGAGTAGAGAAGTAG
- a CDS encoding alpha/beta hydrolase produces MKKLLLGVVGLYLVAMGYLYFTQNDQLFPAKSIVKEAKVSGDAIESLTLRVKEDVVLDGVLRKDEEEGAGLILYFGGNADDATHFVVYTKELQGYDVIAFNYRGYVGSTGTPSEAALFEDALKIYDTYAKGRKVVVIGRSLGTGVATYLASKRVVDGLVLLTPYDSILSLAKLKYPFFPIDLLLKNKFETVNYLPLVKAKIAIIEVENDVTIPRYHLEKLLEAMPSKPLHIILSNTTHGKILEHPAFTKELQTILGKIIE; encoded by the coding sequence ATGAAAAAACTTTTATTAGGTGTAGTTGGGCTCTACTTAGTCGCAATGGGATATTTGTATTTTACACAGAATGATCAGCTTTTTCCTGCCAAATCGATTGTTAAAGAGGCGAAGGTAAGTGGTGATGCTATAGAGTCACTGACGTTACGTGTTAAAGAAGATGTTGTATTAGATGGTGTGTTACGTAAAGATGAAGAGGAAGGAGCAGGGCTTATTCTCTACTTTGGTGGCAATGCGGATGATGCGACACATTTTGTTGTCTACACAAAAGAGCTTCAAGGGTATGATGTCATTGCGTTTAATTACCGAGGTTATGTTGGAAGTACGGGAACGCCAAGTGAAGCAGCTTTATTTGAAGATGCTCTTAAAATTTACGATACTTATGCTAAAGGTCGCAAAGTCGTTGTCATAGGTCGTAGTTTAGGCACAGGTGTGGCAACCTACCTTGCAAGTAAACGTGTTGTAGATGGTTTGGTATTACTTACTCCTTATGATTCGATTCTATCGCTTGCTAAGCTTAAGTACCCTTTCTTCCCGATTGATCTTTTACTCAAAAATAAATTTGAAACGGTCAATTATTTACCTTTGGTGAAAGCAAAAATTGCTATTATTGAAGTCGAAAATGATGTAACGATTCCACGGTACCATCTTGAAAAATTGTTAGAAGCAATGCCTTCAAAACCTTTGCATATCATTCTCTCCAATACCACACATGGTAAAATTCTCGAACATCCAGCCTTTACCAAAGAGTTACAAACCATATTAGGAAAAATCATTGAATAA
- a CDS encoding class I SAM-dependent methyltransferase: protein MPRINNQTFYENAIKRYGCTARGLNWNSKNSQHTRFEVIHEILADHLPLSSMIDAGCGFGDLYVYLQQKGSLPRQYVGYDMLQEALFVAKKRTKQRCVYKDILNDELEWADFYVASGSMNILKRCETFLFIRRCFEASRKGFIFNLLRGEEKEGHFNYFLPEEIEDYVSDFAYDVEMYEGYMEGDFTVFLKKEAL from the coding sequence ATGCCACGCATCAATAATCAAACTTTTTATGAAAATGCAATCAAGCGATATGGTTGTACTGCACGTGGATTGAACTGGAATTCCAAAAATTCTCAACATACGCGTTTTGAAGTCATTCATGAAATTTTGGCGGATCATTTGCCTTTAAGTTCAATGATAGATGCGGGATGTGGTTTTGGAGATCTTTATGTGTATCTACAACAAAAAGGTTCTCTACCTCGTCAATATGTAGGATACGATATGCTTCAAGAAGCTCTGTTTGTAGCGAAGAAGCGCACAAAGCAGCGATGCGTGTATAAAGATATTTTAAATGATGAATTAGAATGGGCTGACTTTTATGTTGCAAGTGGCTCAATGAATATTTTAAAACGATGTGAAACCTTTTTGTTTATTCGCCGTTGTTTTGAAGCTTCTAGAAAAGGGTTTATTTTTAACCTTCTAAGAGGTGAGGAAAAAGAAGGGCATTTTAACTATTTTTTACCTGAAGAGATTGAGGATTATGTGAGTGATTTTGCGTATGATGTAGAGATGTATGAGGGCTATATGGAAGGTGATTTTACTGTATTTTTGAAGAAGGAAGCGTTATGA
- a CDS encoding flagellin yields the protein MKISSSSNTQVLNLITQNKSQTDLILEKINATRELSGKDGANLVVSDALSSQIASLSQGVQNANETIGMYQIADASIQAIQSGADKLGDLSVRFNNAALGSDQKAMLQKQFNDISTSMQDIAAQTTYNGQNLLSSTYGLDVSGLNNLSINDQEGIANFRENLTALSSTISSQLNSASSTITSSLTAMTNLSSANAQISEKPLDQKIAEISSDQIKLTSSVLAQIHQNNMMQQNISALLV from the coding sequence ATGAAAATTTCCAGTAGTTCCAACACACAAGTACTCAATTTAATTACTCAAAATAAGTCTCAAACTGATCTTATATTAGAAAAAATCAATGCTACAAGAGAGTTAAGTGGTAAAGATGGAGCAAATTTAGTTGTTTCTGATGCACTATCTTCTCAAATTGCAAGTTTGAGCCAAGGCGTACAAAACGCTAATGAGACGATTGGTATGTACCAAATCGCAGATGCTTCCATTCAGGCTATTCAATCAGGAGCTGATAAGCTGGGTGATCTGTCTGTTCGTTTCAATAATGCAGCTTTAGGATCTGATCAAAAAGCAATGTTGCAAAAACAGTTCAACGATATTAGTACCTCAATGCAAGATATTGCTGCACAAACAACGTACAATGGACAAAATCTTCTCAGTAGCACCTATGGTCTTGATGTTTCTGGGCTTAACAATTTAAGCATTAATGACCAAGAAGGAATTGCGAATTTTAGAGAAAATCTCACCGCACTCTCTTCAACGATCAGTTCACAACTGAACAGCGCTAGTAGCACGATTACAAGTTCATTGACGGCTATGACAAATTTGAGCAGCGCAAATGCTCAGATTTCAGAAAAACCACTCGATCAAAAAATCGCTGAAATAAGCAGCGATCAGATCAAACTAACCAGTTCTGTTTTAGCTCAAATTCATCAAAATAATATGATGCAACAAAATATTTCGGCACTTTTAGTTTAA